The Kitasatospora setae KM-6054 genome contains a region encoding:
- a CDS encoding NAD+ synthase, translated as MPNLRLALCQIDPWVGDLARNSEEVLRWSKRAAASGADLIAFPEMVLTGYPVEDLAFRGSFVEGSRAALVELAARLAAEGLGDVPVVVGYLGRGEPGSRYAGRPQNCAAVLRGGEVVTRFAKHFLPNYGVFDEYRYFVPGDQLTVLRLHGVDVALAICEDIWQEGGRVAATGQAAAGLLLSVNGSPYERDKDDVRLELVRRRAAEAGCPLVYLNMVGAQDELVFDGESMVVAADGELLARGPQFEEALLVLDLELPAAKEDGLPDGTVLADGLRLTRVDLGGAPKERPAEPIAPEVVERLDDEAEVYAALVEGTRAYVRKNGMRSVLIGLSGGIDSALVAAIAVDAIGAENVYGVSMPSRYSSQHSRDDAAELARRTGLHFRTVSIAPMFDAYLGATELTGLAEENLQSRLRGTLLMAISNQEGQIVLAPGNKSELAVGYSTLYGDSVGAYGPIKDVYKTLVFRLARWRNEAAEARGEVPPIPENTIVKPPSAELRPDQKDTDSLPDYDLLDAVLARYVEGDEGRDAIVAAGFPAEVVDRVVRLVDTAEYKRRQYPPGPKVSPKNFGRDRRLPITNRWRQG; from the coding sequence ATGCCGAATCTGCGTCTCGCCCTGTGCCAGATCGACCCCTGGGTCGGTGACCTCGCCCGCAACAGCGAGGAGGTGCTGCGCTGGTCGAAGCGGGCGGCCGCGTCCGGCGCCGACCTGATCGCCTTCCCCGAGATGGTGCTGACCGGGTACCCGGTCGAGGACCTCGCCTTCCGCGGCTCGTTCGTCGAGGGCTCGCGCGCCGCGCTGGTCGAGCTGGCGGCGCGGCTGGCCGCCGAGGGCCTGGGCGACGTCCCGGTGGTCGTCGGCTACCTGGGCCGCGGCGAGCCGGGCTCGCGGTACGCGGGCAGGCCGCAGAACTGCGCGGCGGTGCTGCGCGGCGGCGAGGTGGTGACCCGGTTCGCGAAGCACTTCCTGCCGAACTACGGCGTGTTCGACGAGTACCGGTACTTCGTGCCGGGCGACCAGCTGACGGTGCTGCGGCTGCACGGCGTGGACGTCGCGCTGGCGATCTGCGAGGACATCTGGCAGGAGGGCGGCCGGGTCGCCGCCACCGGCCAGGCCGCCGCGGGCCTGCTGCTGTCGGTGAACGGCTCGCCGTACGAGCGCGACAAGGACGACGTCCGGCTGGAGCTGGTCAGGCGCCGGGCCGCCGAGGCGGGCTGCCCGCTGGTGTACCTGAACATGGTCGGCGCGCAGGACGAGCTGGTCTTCGACGGCGAGTCGATGGTGGTCGCGGCGGACGGCGAACTGCTGGCCCGCGGACCGCAGTTCGAGGAGGCACTGCTGGTCCTCGACCTGGAGCTGCCGGCCGCGAAGGAGGACGGCCTGCCGGACGGCACCGTCCTCGCCGACGGCCTGCGGCTGACCCGGGTCGACCTGGGCGGCGCGCCGAAGGAGCGCCCGGCGGAGCCGATCGCGCCGGAGGTCGTCGAGCGGCTGGACGACGAGGCCGAGGTGTACGCGGCGCTGGTCGAGGGCACCCGGGCGTACGTCCGCAAGAACGGGATGCGCTCGGTGCTGATCGGCCTGTCCGGCGGCATCGACTCGGCGCTGGTGGCGGCGATCGCGGTGGACGCGATCGGCGCGGAGAACGTGTACGGCGTCTCGATGCCCTCGCGCTACTCCTCGCAGCACTCCCGGGACGACGCCGCCGAGCTGGCCCGCCGCACCGGCCTGCACTTCCGCACGGTGTCGATCGCCCCGATGTTCGACGCGTACCTGGGCGCCACCGAGCTGACCGGCCTGGCCGAGGAGAACCTGCAGTCCCGGCTGCGCGGCACGCTGCTGATGGCGATCTCCAACCAGGAGGGCCAGATCGTCCTGGCGCCGGGCAACAAGAGCGAGCTGGCGGTCGGCTACTCGACGCTGTACGGCGACTCGGTCGGCGCGTACGGGCCGATCAAGGACGTGTACAAGACGCTGGTCTTCCGGCTGGCGCGCTGGCGCAACGAGGCGGCCGAGGCGCGCGGCGAGGTGCCGCCGATCCCGGAGAACACCATCGTCAAGCCGCCGTCCGCCGAGCTGCGGCCGGACCAGAAGGACACCGACTCGCTGCCCGACTACGACCTGCTGGACGCGGTGCTGGCCCGGTACGTCGAGGGCGACGAGGGGCGGGACGCGATCGTCGCCGCCGGGTTCCCGGCCGAGGTGGTGGACCGGGTGGTGCGGCTGGTGGACACCGCCGAGTACAAGCGGCGGCAGTACCCGCCGGGCCCGAAGGTCTCGCCGAAGAACTTCGGCCGCGACCGCCGGCTGCCGATCACCAACCGCTGGCGCCAGGGGTAG